The following proteins are co-located in the Castor canadensis chromosome 5, mCasCan1.hap1v2, whole genome shotgun sequence genome:
- the Son gene encoding protein SON isoform X6 produces MAADIEQVFRSFVVSKFREIQQELSSGRSEGQLNGETNTPIEGNQAGDAAASARSLPNEEIVQKIEEVLSGVLDTELRYKPDLKEASRKSRCVSVQTDPTDEIPTKKSKKHKKHKNKKKKKKKEKEKKYKRQPEESESKLKSHHDGNVDLESDSFLKFDSEPSAMALEHPVRAFGLSETSESPAVMLEPPVVSMEVSEPHILETLKPATKTAELSVGSTSIISEQSEQSVSVMLEPSVTKILDSFATASVPPTTVVLKTSEPVVTMSVEYQMKTAMKSLESTSPEPAKIMVEPPIAKVLEPSETLVIAETPTEVLPEPSTSTTMDFPESSATDVLRLPEQPVEVPSEIADSSMTRLQESLELSKTTTMEPLESSVASALELPGPPATSMLELQGPPVTPVLELPGPSATPVPELSGPLSAPVPELPGPPATAVPELPGPSVTTVPQLSQELPGPPAPSMGLEPPQEVPEPPVMAQELPGLPAVPAAVELPGQPAVTVAMELTEQPVTATEFEQPVGMTTVEHPGHPEVTTATGLLGQPEATMVLELPGQPVATTALELPGQPSVTGVPELSGLSSATRALELSGQSVATGALELPGQLMATGALEFSGQSGAAGALELLGQPLATGVLELPGQPGAPELPGQPVATVALEISVQSVVTTSELSTMTVSQSLEVPSTTALESYNTVAQELPTTLVGETSVTVGVDPLMAQESHMLASNTMETHMLASNTMDSQMLASNAMDSQMLASNAMDSQMLASSTMDSQMLATSSMDSQMLATSSMDSQMLATSTMDSQMLATSSMDSQMLATSSMDSQMLATSSMDSQMLATSSMDSQMLATSTMDSQMLATSSMDSQMLASGTMDSQMLASGTMDAQMLASGTMDAQMLASSTQDSAMLGSKSPDPYRLAQDPYRLAQDPYRLGHDPYRLGHDAYRLGQDPYRLGHDPYRLTPDPYRMSPRPYRIAPRSYRIAPRPYRLAPRPLMLASRRSMMMSYAAERSMMSSYERSMMSYERSMMSPMAERSMMSAYERSMMSAYERSMMSPMAERSMMSAYERSMMSAYERSMMSPMADRSMMSMGADRSMMSSYSAADRSMMSSYSAADRSMMSSYTDRSMMSMAADSYTDSYTDTYTEAYMVPPLPPEEPPTMPPLPPEEPPMTPPLPPEEPPEGPALSTEQTALTGENTWPTEVSALPPEESVSQPTVSQSEISEPSAVPANYSVSALEPSVLASESAVTVPEPPREPESSVTSTPVESTILAENEIIPERPMTCMLSETSVSTEPTMLTSEPPIMSETTETFDSMRAPGHVASGVSVSLLGPAVTIPEPTESILELPTMAVPEPPAMADLEPPAVAGPEPSAVAVPEPPAVAEPEHVIIPVSVSALEPTVPVMEPAVSVLQPAVVVSEPSVAIQESTVTISEPAVTVPEPTQMIPAEMALEPAPMMVESSIISSYVTKRMNLPSGEQNLTPDVGMQEIPPYSGDQPHAEGHLKCDSYESERGVNTDLTINNHLIAKEVEHNIVSAVSTGLVVETSEEKILPINETKQCTVLDTCPGISEADVGGTLSSTGPFALESDVMGTSKGIEFATECAVSSVNNYDVEVSLTTQDTEHDMVISTSPSGGSEADIEGPLPAKDIHLDLPLDNLGKDTEEPLSVKDSDQTFEIALSPKESSGEDKEAHLPTKEMMSDSGFSASIDEINEADLVRPLLPKDMERLTNLRAGIEGPLLASEAERDKLAASPVVVSVPERASESSSEEKDDYEIFVKVKDTHEKSKKNKNRDKGEKEKKRDSSLRSRSKRSKSSEHKSRKRTSESRSRARKRSSKSKSHRSQTRSRSRSRRRRRSSRSRSKSRGRRSVSKEKRKRSPKHRSKSRERKRKRSSSRDNRKTTRARSRTPSRRSRSHTPSRRRRSRSVGRRRSFSISPSRRSRTPSRRSRTPSRRSRTPSRRSRTPSRRSRTPSRRSRTPSRRRRSRSVVRRRSFSISPVRLRRSRTPLRRRFSRSPIRRKRSRSSERGRSPKRLTDLDKAQLLEIAKANAAAMCAKAGVPLPPNLKPAPPPTIEEKVAKKSGGATIEELTEF; encoded by the exons ATGGCGGCCGACATCGAGCAGGTTTTTAGGTCTTTCGTGGTCAGTAAATTCCGGGAAATCCAACAGGAGCTTTCCAG TGGAAGGAGTGAAGGCCAGCTGAATGGTgaaacaaatacacctattgAAGGAAACCAGGCAGGTGATGCAGCTGCCTCTGCCAGGAGCCTACCAAATGAAGAAATAGTGCAGAAGATAGAGGAAGTACTTTCTGGGGTCTTAGATACAGAACTACGATATAAGCCAG ACTtgaaagaggcctccaggaaaAGTAGATGTGTATCTGTACAAACAGATCCTACTGATGAAATTCCCACCAAAAAATCAAAGAAGcataaaaagcacaaaaacaaaaagaagaaaaagaagaaagaaaaggaaaaaaaatataaaagacaacCAGAAGAATCTGAGTCAAAGCTGAAATCTCATCATGATGGGAACGTAGATCTAGAATCtgattcctttttaaagtttgattCTGAACCTTCAGCGATGGCACTGGAACATCCTGTAAGAGCATTTGGCCTATCTGAGACCAGTGAATCCCCTGCAGTTATGCTAGAACCTCCAGTAGTATCAATGGAGGTATCAGAGCCACACATCTTAGAAACTCTGAAGCCAGCTACAAAAACTGCAGAACTGTCGGTTGGATCTACATCAATAATCTCAGAGCAGTCAGAGCAATCTGTGTCAGTAATGCTGGAACCATCTGTGACAAAGATTCTGGATTCCTTTGCAACAGCATCAGTGCCTCCTACAACAGTAGTGCTGAAGACATCTGAGCCAGTTGTAACAATGTCAGTAGAGTATCAGATGAAGACTGCAATGAAATCTTTGGAGAGCACCTCTCCAGAGCCAGCAAAGATCATGGTAGAGCCTCCCATAGCGAAAGTACTAGAGCCATCAGAAACCCTTGTGATAGCAGAGACACCTACTGAGGTGCTCCCTGAACCAAGCACATCAACAACAATGGATTTTCCAGAGTCATCTGCAACTGACGTGCTAAGATTGCCAGAGCAGCCTGTAGAAGTACCATCGGAGATTGCAGATTCATCTATGACAAGACTGCAGGAGTCGCTGGAGCTGTCTAAGACCACAACGATGGAGCCGCTGGAGTCGTCGGTGGCCTCGGCGCTGGAGTTGCCGGGGCCACCTGCAACCTCCATGCTGGAGTTGCAGGGGCCCCCTGTGACTCCAGTGCTGGAGTTACCTGGGCCCTCTGCTACCCCAGTGCCAGAGTTGTCAGGGCCCCTTTCTGCCCCAGTGCCTGAATTGCCAGGGCCCCCTGCGACAGCCGTGCCTGAGTTGCCGGGGCCCTCTGTGACAACAGTGCCACAGTTGTCGCAGGAATTGCCAGGGCCTCCAGCACCATCCATGGGGTTGGAGCCACCACAGGAGGTACCAGAGCCACCTGTGATGGCACAGGAGTTGCCAGGGCTGCCTGCAGTGCCAGCAGCAGTAGAGTTGCCAGGGCAGCCTGCGGTAACAGTAGCAATGGAGTTGACCGAACAACCTGTGACGGCGACAGAGTTCGAGCAGCCTGTGGGAATGACAACGGTGGAACATCCCGGGCATCCTGAGGTGACAACGGCTACAGGGTTGCTGGGGCAGCCTGAGGCAACAATGGTGCTGGAGTTGCCAGGACAGCCAGTGGCAACAACAGCGCTGGAGTTGCCTGGGCAGCCTTCGGTGACTGGAGTGCCAGAGTTGTCAGGCCTGTCTTCGGCAACTAGGGCACTGGAGTTGTCGGGGCAGTCTGTGGCAACTGGGGCACTAGAGTTGCCTGGGCAGCTCATGGCAACTGGGGCACTGGAGTTCTCAGGGCAGTCTGGGGCAGCAGGAGCACTGGAGCTTTTGGGGCAGCCTCTGGCAACAGGGGTGCTGGAGTTGCCAGGGCAGCCTGGGGCGCCAGAGTTGCCTGGGCAACCTGTGGCAACTGTGGCGCTGGAGATCTCTGTTCAGTCTGTGGTGACAACATCGGAGCTGTCAACGATGACCGTGTCGCAGTCCCTGGAGGTGCCCTCGACGACAGCGCTGGAATCCTATAATACGGTAGCACAGGAGCTGCCTACTACATTAGTGGGGGAGACTTCTGTAACAGTAGGAGTGGATCCCTTGATGGCCCAAGAATCCCATATGTTAGCTTCTAACACCATGGAAACCCATATGTTAGCATCCAACACTATGGATTCCCAGATGCTAGCGTCCAACGCCATGGATTCCCAGATGCTAGCGTCCAACGCCATGGATTCCCAGATGCTAGCCTCTAGTACCATGGACTCCCAGATGTTAGCAACTAGCTCCATGGACTCCCAGATGTTAGCAACTAGCTCCATGGACTCCCAGATGTTAGCAACTAGCACTATGGACTCCCAGATGTTAGCAACCAGCTCCATGGACTCTCAGATGTTAGCAACCAGCTCCATGGACTCTCAGATGTTAGCAACCAGCTCCATGGACTCCCAGATGTTAGCAACCAGCTCCATGGACTCCCAGATGTTAGCAACCAGCACCATGGACTCTCAGATGTTAGCAACTAGCTCTATGGATTCTCAGATGTTAGCATCTGGCACCATGGATTCTCAGATGTTAGCTTCTGGTACCATGGATGCTCAGATGTTAGCGTCAGGTACCATGGATGCCCAGATGTTAGCGTCTAGCACCCAAGATTCTGCTATGTTGGGTTCAAAATCTCCTGATCCCTATAGGTTAGCTCAGGATCCTTACAGGTTAGCTCAGGATCCCTATAGGTTGGGCCATGACCCGTACAGATTAGGTCATGATGCCTATAGGTTAGGACAGGACCCCTATAGATTAGGCCATGATCCTTACAGACTAACTCCTGATCCTTACAGGATGTCACCTAGACCCTATAGAATAGCTCCCAGGTCCTATAGAATAGCACCTAGGCCATATAGGTTAGCACCTAGGCCCTTGATGTTAGCATCTAGACGTTCTATGATGATGTCCTATGCTGCAGAACGTTCCATGATGTCATCTTATGAACGCTCTATGATGTCTTACGAGCGGTCTATGATGTCCCCTATGGCTGAGCGCTCTATGATGTCAGCCTATGAGCGCTCCATGATGTCAGCCTATGAGCGCTCCATGATGTCTCCTATGGCTGAGCGCTCCATGATGTCAGCTTATGAGCGCTCCATGATGTCAGCTTATGAGCGCTCCATGATGTCCCCTATGGCTGATCGATCTATGATGTCCATGGGTGCTGACCGGTCTATGATGTCATCCTACTCTGCTGCTGACCGGTCTATGATGTCATCGTACTCTGCAGCTGACCGATCCATGATGTCATCTTATACTGATCGCTCAATGATGTCTATGGCAGCTGATTCTTACACTGATTCTTACACTGATACATATACAGAGGCATATATGGTGCCACCTTTGCCTCCTGAAGAGCCCCCAACAATGCCACCATTGCCACCTGAGGAACCACCAATGACACCACCATTGCCTCCTGAGGAACCACCAGAGGGTCCAGCATTATCTACTGAGCAGACAGCATTAACAGGTGAAAATACTTGGCCTACAGAGGTGTCAGCATTACCTCCTGAAGAGTCTGTATCACAGCCTACTGTGAGTCAAAGTGAAATTTCAGAGCCTTCAGCTGTACCTGCTAATTATTCAGTGTCAGCTTTAGAGCCCTCAGTGTTAGCATCAGAGTCTGCTGTGACTGTTCCAGAACCACCACGAGAACCAGAGTCTTCAGTTACATCAACACCTGTTGAGTCAACAATACtagcagaaaatgaaattattccaGAGAGACCAATGACTTGCATGCTGTCTGAAACTTCTGTGTCAACTGAACCAACTATGTTAACATCGGAGCCTCCTATTATGTCAGAAACCACAGAAACATTTGATTCCATGAGAGCTCCAGGACATGTTGCCTCAGGGGTATCTGTGTCCCTGCTGGGGCCAGCAGTAACTATTCCAGAGCCAACAGAGAGCATTCTGGAGCTGCCAACCATGGCTGTCCCAGAGCCTCCAGCCATGGCCGACCTAGAGCCTCCAGCTGTGGCCGGCCCAGAGCCTTCTGCTGTGGCTGTCCCAGAACCACCAGCTGTGGCTGAGCCAGAGCATGTTATCATTCCTGTGTCAGTTTCTGCCCTGGAGCCTACTGTGCCTGTCATGGAACCAGCAGTGTCAGTCCTTCAACCTGCTGTGGTTGTTTCAGAACCAAGTGTTGCTATCCAAGAATCTACTGTGACCATTTCAGAGCCTGCTGTCACTGTCCCAGAGCCGACTCAAATGATACCAGCTGAGATGGCATTAGAGCCTGCACCAATGATGGTGGAGTCTAGTATTATATCATCATATGTTACTAAAAGGATGAATTTACCATCTGGTGAACAAAATCTTACTCCAGATGTTGGCATGCAGGAGATTCCCCCATATTCAGGTGACCAGCCACATGCTGAAGGACACCTAAAATGTGACTCTTACGAAAGTGAACGTGGTGTAAATACAGACCTTACTATAAATAATCATTTGATTGCTAAAGAGGTAGAACATAACATAGTGTCTGCTGTTAGCACTGGTCTGGTTGTTGAAACTAGTGAAGAGAAAATTTTGCCTATCAATGAGACTAAACAATGTACAGTATTGGATACCTGCCCTGGTATTAGTGAAGCTGATGTAGGAGGAACTCTATCTTCTACTGGTCCTTTTGCTCTGGAATCTGATGTAATGGGAACTAGTAAGGGTATTGAGTTTGCTACAGAATGTGCTGTCAGTTCAGTTAATAACTATGATGTTGAAGTATCCTTAACTACTCAAGATACTGAACATGACATGGTAATTTCCACCAGCCCCAGTGGCGGTAGTGAAGCTGATATAGAGGGACCTTTGCCTGCTAAAGACATTCATCTTGATTTACCATTGGATAATCTTGGTAAGGATACAGAAGAACCATTATCTGTAAAAGACAGTGACCAGACATTTGAGATTGCTCTCAGCCCTAAAGAAAGCAGTGGGGAAGATAAAGAGGCACATCTCCCTACTAAAGAAATGATGTCTGATTCAGGATTTTCTGCCAGCATTGATGAAATTAATGAAGCAGACTTAGTGAGACCATTACTTCCTAAGGACATGGAACGTCTTACAAACCTGAGGGCTGGTATTGAAGGACCTTTACTTGCAAGTGAAGCTGAACGTGACAAATTGGCTGCCAGTCCAGTTGTAGTAAGTGTACCAGAAAGAGCATCAGAATCTTCTTCAGAGGAAAAAGATGACTATGAGATTTTTGTAAAAGTTAAGGACACAcatgaaaaaagcaagaaaaataagaacCGTGACAAAGgcgagaaagagaagaaaagagactcTTCATTAAGATCTCGGAGTAAGCGGTCCAAGTCTTCTGAACACAAGTCCCGCAAGCGTACCAGTGAGTCTCGTTCTAGGGCAAGAAAGAGATCATCTAAGTCAAAGTCTCATCGTTCTCAAACGCGGTCCCGGTCCCGTTCAAGACGTCGGAGAAGGAGCAGCAGGTCAAGATCAAAGTCTAGAGGAAGGCGATCTGTATCAAAAGAGAAGCGCAAAAGATCGCCAAAGCACAGATCCAAgtccagggaaagaaaaaggaaaagatcaaGTTCCCGGGATAACCGGAAAACAACAAGAGCTCGGAGTCGAACCCCAAGTCGTCGGAGTAGGAGTCATACTCCCAGTCGACGAAGAAGGTCCAGATCTGTAGGTAGGAGGAGGAGTTTTAGCATTTCTCCAAGCCGGCGTAGTCGCACACCCAGCCGGCGTAGTCGCACGCCCAGCCGCAGGAGCCGCACGCCCAGCCGCAGGAGCCGTACACCCAGCCGCAGGAGCCGCACCCCCAGCCGCAGGAGCCGTACACCCAGCCGCAGGAGAAGATCGAGGTCTGTGGTAAGAAGACGAAGTTTCAGTATCTCACCAGTCAGATTAAGACGATCAAGAACACCCTTGAGAAGAAGGTTTAGTAGATCTCCTATCCGCCGTAAAAGATCCAGATCTTCTGAAAGAGGCAGATCACCCAAACGTCTAACAGATTTGG ATAAGGCTCAATTACTTGAAATAGCCAAAGCTAACGCAGCTGCCATGTGTGCTAAGGCTGGTGTTCCTTTACCGCCAAATCTAAAGCCTGCACCTCCACCTACAATAGAAGAGAAAGTTGCTAAAAAGTCAGGAGGAGCTACTATAGAAGAACTAACTGAG TTTTAG